From a region of the Caldilineales bacterium genome:
- a CDS encoding ABC transporter ATP-binding protein has protein sequence MSEAIVSLRDLRFCYGKEAPLVLDDLSLAIPKGSVTAILGPNGCGKTTLLHILLGRLQPLRGEIMLDGRDQNGYTRKAMSQLIGLVPQDEDVPFEFSVLEYVVLGRAPFLGLLDSPTEADYRLAAAAIAEVGIDALAQRPVPSLSGGERQLARLARALAQEPALMLMDEPTSHLDISNQGRVLNLIHRLVSKQTKTVVFTTHDPTSAASIADYVILLKGGQTVAAGAAEAVITAPNLFTVYNTPVEVHRLHGRLVVLAPEPRG, from the coding sequence ATGAGTGAAGCCATCGTCAGCCTGCGAGATCTGCGCTTCTGCTATGGCAAAGAAGCGCCCCTGGTCTTGGACGATCTCTCCCTGGCCATTCCCAAAGGCTCCGTCACCGCCATCCTGGGGCCGAATGGCTGCGGCAAGACGACCCTGCTGCACATCTTGTTGGGCCGATTGCAGCCGTTACGGGGCGAAATCATGCTGGACGGGCGGGATCAGAACGGTTATACGCGTAAGGCCATGAGCCAGTTGATCGGCCTGGTGCCACAAGACGAAGACGTTCCCTTTGAATTCAGCGTCTTGGAATATGTCGTGTTGGGGCGAGCGCCCTTCCTCGGCCTACTGGACAGCCCCACCGAAGCCGATTATCGCCTGGCCGCCGCCGCCATCGCCGAAGTCGGCATCGACGCTCTGGCCCAGCGCCCGGTGCCCTCGCTCAGCGGCGGCGAGCGCCAACTGGCCCGCCTGGCGCGCGCGTTGGCGCAGGAGCCGGCCCTGATGTTGATGGATGAACCGACCTCGCATCTCGATATCAGCAATCAAGGCCGTGTGCTCAATCTCATCCATCGCCTGGTGAGCAAGCAAACGAAAACGGTGGTGTTCACCACCCACGATCCCACCTCGGCCGCCAGCATCGCCGATTACGTTATCCTCTTGAAGGGGGGACAAACGGTGGCCGCCGGTGCGGCGGAGGCGGTGATCACGGCGCCGAACCTGTTCACCGTCTACAATACGCCGGTTGAAGTGCACCGCTTGCATGGCCGCCTGGTCGTGCTGGCGCCGGAACCACGGGGCTGA